Proteins encoded together in one Candidatus Nitrosocaldus cavascurensis window:
- the purL gene encoding phosphoribosylformylglycinamidine synthase subunit PurL — translation MSLTDEEIKYLKDALAREPNSVELSMVSAEWSEHCSYKSSKPYLKMFSTEGRYVLIGPGYDAGVLDIGDGMLLTLHIESHNHPSAVEPYGGAATGIGGVIRDILSMGSRPIALLNALRFGDIRYDNHARWLFRNVVRGIADYGNCIGVPTVAGEVEFDDSFTSYCLVDVACIGIARKDRLVMLKGDADDLVIIAGNRTGRDGIHGASFASRAFEGEEEDRSAVQIPDPFMGKLLIDATMECVEKGCVKAIKDLGGGGLACCLSETADRLGKGMLVTLDALHLREDMSAEEIMISESQERMLYIVEPSRLEEFKAVMAKYEIPYSILGRLTDDGYLSIYHDGKQVARIKASIVAKAPIARRNAKKPPYIEQIARNSRKPEVPEQNDIAEILLELLADPSIASKEWVYRQYDHEVGLRTVVKPGYADAAVLRVGLPVYDRDDGAMEDGVKYIAVKVDGNSKHCYIDPYNGSMGCFSEACRNVACVGAEPIAMVDHLQFGSPEDEHVFWTFVESVRGLADYGRYMGIPCVGGKVSFYNETRQGAIKPTPLVCIVGLVEDGYGRRIMNGHAGEGDLLMIIGLTKEEMGGSEYYEYIHSILSADVPRVDLEYDKHARDALLALVRAGLVTSAHDCSKGGLAVAIAEMCIASGIGARVDLSNVPHTCTRLDDLLFSESHSRFLVSLRRDDLDAVNRVLADYPVHRGVIGAFNSDSLLLEYKGSSISISMDSMLDSYSSIARLMGHGG, via the coding sequence ATGAGCCTTACAGATGAGGAGATAAAGTACTTGAAGGATGCTCTAGCAAGGGAGCCCAATAGCGTTGAGTTGAGCATGGTATCTGCTGAGTGGTCAGAGCACTGCTCATACAAATCATCAAAACCATATCTAAAGATGTTCAGCACTGAAGGTAGATACGTGCTTATAGGTCCTGGGTATGATGCTGGAGTGCTAGATATAGGTGATGGGATGCTTCTTACACTGCATATAGAGAGCCATAACCATCCATCTGCTGTTGAGCCCTATGGTGGTGCAGCAACAGGAATAGGGGGAGTGATAAGGGATATACTCAGCATGGGTAGTAGACCAATAGCATTGCTTAATGCATTAAGGTTTGGGGATATAAGGTATGATAACCATGCAAGGTGGCTCTTCAGGAATGTTGTTAGAGGGATAGCAGATTATGGGAACTGTATAGGAGTTCCTACAGTTGCTGGGGAGGTAGAGTTTGATGATTCATTTACCAGCTATTGCCTTGTTGATGTTGCATGCATAGGGATAGCAAGGAAGGATAGGCTTGTTATGCTTAAGGGCGATGCTGATGATCTTGTTATCATTGCTGGTAATAGGACTGGTAGAGATGGTATACATGGGGCATCATTTGCATCAAGGGCATTTGAGGGGGAGGAAGAGGATAGATCTGCTGTACAGATACCAGATCCGTTCATGGGTAAACTCCTCATAGATGCTACAATGGAGTGTGTAGAGAAGGGATGTGTAAAGGCTATAAAGGATCTTGGAGGAGGAGGGCTTGCATGCTGCTTATCAGAGACTGCTGATAGATTGGGCAAAGGCATGCTTGTTACGCTTGATGCCCTCCATCTTAGAGAGGATATGAGCGCTGAGGAAATAATGATATCAGAGTCTCAGGAGAGGATGCTGTACATAGTTGAACCATCAAGGCTTGAGGAGTTCAAGGCTGTTATGGCTAAGTATGAGATACCATACTCAATACTTGGAAGGTTGACTGATGATGGCTACCTCAGCATATACCATGATGGAAAGCAGGTTGCAAGGATAAAGGCTAGCATAGTTGCAAAGGCACCTATTGCAAGGCGTAATGCAAAGAAACCACCATACATAGAGCAGATAGCAAGGAACTCTAGGAAGCCAGAGGTACCAGAGCAGAATGATATAGCAGAGATACTCCTTGAACTACTTGCTGATCCAAGCATAGCAAGCAAGGAGTGGGTATACAGGCAGTATGACCATGAGGTTGGGTTAAGGACCGTTGTGAAGCCTGGTTATGCTGATGCTGCAGTGCTGAGGGTAGGGCTTCCAGTATATGATAGAGATGATGGTGCCATGGAGGATGGTGTCAAGTATATAGCAGTCAAGGTTGATGGCAACTCCAAGCACTGCTACATAGATCCATACAATGGTAGTATGGGTTGCTTCTCTGAAGCATGTAGGAATGTTGCATGTGTTGGTGCAGAGCCCATAGCAATGGTTGACCATCTCCAGTTTGGTAGTCCTGAGGATGAGCATGTATTCTGGACGTTTGTAGAGTCTGTTAGAGGGTTAGCAGATTATGGTAGGTATATGGGGATACCATGCGTTGGTGGCAAGGTGAGTTTCTACAATGAGACAAGGCAAGGAGCAATAAAGCCAACTCCTCTAGTATGTATTGTAGGGCTTGTAGAGGATGGCTATGGAAGAAGGATTATGAATGGTCATGCTGGAGAGGGTGATCTGCTCATGATCATAGGCTTGACCAAGGAGGAGATGGGTGGTTCAGAGTACTATGAGTATATACACTCCATCCTAAGTGCTGATGTACCAAGGGTTGATCTAGAGTATGATAAGCATGCTAGAGATGCTCTACTTGCACTTGTAAGGGCAGGGCTTGTTACATCTGCGCATGACTGCTCCAAGGGGGGTTTAGCAGTTGCTATAGCAGAGATGTGTATAGCCTCTGGTATTGGGGCAAGGGTAGACTTGAGTAATGTGCCTCATACCTGCACAAGGCTTGACGATCTACTCTTCTCAGAGTCTCACTCTAGATTCCTTGTATCATTAAGAAGGGATGATCTGGATGCTGTTAATAGAGTGCTTGCTGATTACCCTGTGCATAGAGGTGTGATAGGAGCATTCAATTCAGACTCACTCTTACTTGAGTACAAGGGAAGTAGCATAAGCATAAGCATGGATAGCATGCTAGATTCATACTCTAGCATAGCAAGGTTGATGGGTCATGGAGGCTAG
- the purS gene encoding phosphoribosylformylglycinamidine synthase subunit PurS produces the protein MPVYKVNVLIENKPYISDPEGDTILKDLVLKGGYQQVRSIRVAKMLKVEVEAKSVEDAREMVRRMCDELRLYNPMLSICRVE, from the coding sequence ATGCCAGTGTACAAGGTTAATGTGCTGATAGAGAACAAGCCATACATAAGCGATCCTGAAGGGGATACGATACTCAAGGATCTAGTGCTCAAAGGAGGCTACCAGCAGGTTAGGTCTATAAGGGTTGCAAAGATGCTCAAGGTTGAGGTTGAGGCTAAAAGTGTTGAGGATGCAAGAGAGATGGTAAGGAGGATGTGCGATGAGTTGAGGCTCTACAACCCCATGCTAAGCATATGCAGGGTAGAGTAG
- a CDS encoding PPOX class F420-dependent oxidoreductase, protein MSVEKVEVLLKDKNLAFFATISKDGSPHVVPVWVDFKDGYIIVNTTTSRAKYKNVKRDPRVTISIVDRNDPYNAAMIKGRVVEEVKGEEAEEHIDAMAKKYLGLDRFPFRVDGEERVMLKIMPEKVVLIP, encoded by the coding sequence ATGAGTGTGGAGAAGGTTGAAGTTCTGCTCAAGGATAAGAATCTAGCATTCTTTGCTACTATAAGCAAAGATGGCTCACCTCATGTAGTGCCGGTATGGGTTGACTTTAAGGATGGCTACATAATAGTAAACACAACAACATCAAGAGCAAAGTACAAGAACGTAAAGAGAGATCCTAGGGTAACCATATCCATAGTTGATAGGAACGATCCTTACAACGCTGCCATGATAAAGGGTAGAGTGGTTGAAGAGGTTAAAGGAGAGGAGGCTGAAGAGCATATAGATGCTATGGCAAAGAAGTACCTAGGTCTAGATAGATTCCCATTCAGGGTTGATGGTGAAGAGAGGGTAATGCTCAAGATAATGCCAGAGAAGGTTGTGCTCATACCATAA
- a CDS encoding cupredoxin domain-containing protein, producing the protein MSDWELMVPGLGLAVIGMLGVILSLAGIARTFVEGMHAISAIAMVFGMILLAAGILKDGLPRSKEAKAATIFIAGILAALGGLLAGLSTVSTLPILIGTLLLIFVPATAIAYAVHKGSRHIKAIAAIFIGGSLMGFITFSIFSIIQQPTQAIEEQGEQARPGAEAGGGSETQVEQPKQEPAPTGPVVEITILLDSSIQGNPDFDPDEVSVERGTVVVWKNTDTAVHTVASGKGFDDPNFAKFFNSPVINVNSTWSLDTSTLEAGEYDYFCTLHAYMQGKLIVVEKETGETGST; encoded by the coding sequence TTGAGTGACTGGGAGTTAATGGTTCCAGGTTTAGGACTTGCAGTGATTGGGATGCTAGGCGTTATACTCTCATTAGCAGGGATAGCAAGAACTTTCGTTGAGGGGATGCATGCTATAAGTGCTATAGCCATGGTATTTGGGATGATACTACTTGCTGCTGGAATACTCAAGGATGGACTGCCTAGAAGCAAGGAGGCAAAGGCAGCAACAATATTCATAGCAGGGATACTTGCAGCATTGGGAGGGTTACTTGCTGGATTATCAACTGTAAGCACTCTACCTATACTTATAGGCACACTCTTACTCATATTTGTGCCAGCAACAGCAATAGCCTATGCTGTGCATAAAGGGAGTAGGCATATCAAGGCTATAGCAGCGATATTCATAGGTGGTTCTCTGATGGGCTTCATAACATTCTCCATATTCAGCATTATACAGCAGCCAACTCAGGCGATTGAAGAGCAAGGAGAGCAGGCTAGACCTGGGGCAGAGGCTGGAGGTGGATCTGAAACTCAGGTTGAACAGCCCAAACAAGAACCAGCGCCAACAGGACCAGTGGTAGAGATAACCATACTCCTTGACTCATCGATACAGGGTAATCCAGACTTCGATCCAGATGAGGTTAGCGTTGAGAGAGGCACAGTTGTAGTATGGAAGAATACGGATACTGCTGTTCATACAGTAGCAAGTGGTAAGGGCTTTGATGATCCAAACTTTGCTAAGTTCTTCAACTCTCCTGTTATAAACGTGAACTCTACATGGTCACTAGATACTTCTACTCTAGAAGCAGGAGAGTATGACTACTTCTGTACCCTCCATGCATACATGCAAGGTAAGTTAATAGTTGTTGAGAAGGAGACTGGTGAGACAGGTAGTACATGA
- a CDS encoding Mov34/MPN/PAD-1 family protein: protein MLDSVVIEFKQLEVLRGLAEKAYPYEACALLAGSVEVDGSSNTYRVRLVIEVDNADMSSMSFSIRDEDLINAYEIMSSSNLELVGIFHTHPFSNAYPSGKDIKYMQINPVPWIILAGDEIRAFIIDEGKGVKELRLLISG, encoded by the coding sequence ATGTTGGATAGCGTTGTTATAGAATTCAAGCAGTTAGAGGTGCTAAGGGGGTTAGCGGAGAAGGCTTACCCTTATGAAGCATGTGCCTTGCTGGCTGGTAGTGTGGAGGTTGATGGTTCATCAAATACATACAGGGTAAGGCTGGTTATAGAGGTTGATAATGCAGATATGTCAAGCATGAGCTTCAGCATAAGGGATGAGGATCTAATCAATGCTTATGAGATTATGAGTAGTAGTAATCTAGAATTGGTTGGGATATTTCATACACACCCATTCTCTAATGCATATCCATCTGGCAAGGACATCAAGTATATGCAGATCAACCCTGTTCCATGGATAATACTTGCAGGTGATGAGATCAGAGCCTTCATCATAGATGAGGGTAAAGGTGTTAAAGAATTGAGGTTGCTTATATCAGGTTAG
- a CDS encoding sodium-translocating pyrophosphatase, producing the protein MNLDSMLSIGASVASLGIAGAMAVWVSKQSTGSKSMMEISSAVRAGASAFLRREFITIMPIAIGLAIAISFASGISNGIAFAVGAALSAIAGLIAMKITVKAAVRTAQATTKGLGYTLVTAFRGGATVGLAIPAMALIGVTLLYIIYGEPIMIAGVGIGASLIALFIRAGGGIFTKAADLGADLVGKIEAGIPEDDPRNPATIADNVGDNVGDAAGMGSDVYESYIVTLLAAMLLGALVAIDPSTGLDQYMLVVYPIVIGASGLIASIIGALTVTPRRIDDPMKPLSAAFMVSAGIAIVLNLIFTQLLMGSSMLAMTLFATSVVGVVLVPIIQRITDYYTNYKYKPVKDIGESTKWGYAANMLAGIISGLRSTMPFMIAIVVTLAISYSITYAVTEDPLMGIYGTAIAAMAMLSLAGIVLSIDSFGPISDNAGGIVEMTGMGDENRKITDQIDAIGNTTKAVTKGFAIASAGLAALAMIQAFQHEAANIFIDKVLDYSLANPNVIIGLLVGGLLPFFISSQLIAGVNRAAMRLVDEVRSQFKNNPGILEGKTKPDYARCIDIATAASIKQLFQPAIITVASPIVLGVLLGPSAVAGILMGAVVSGIFLAYHMANSGGAWDNAKKYIEIIGKKHTPEHEVAVVGDLIGDPYKDTAGPALNTVIKLLNTVAIVFVPIFVGVVGI; encoded by the coding sequence ATGAATCTAGATTCTATGCTATCGATAGGGGCATCAGTAGCATCACTAGGCATAGCAGGAGCAATGGCAGTATGGGTTAGCAAGCAGAGCACTGGTAGCAAGAGCATGATGGAGATAAGCTCTGCTGTTAGGGCAGGAGCATCAGCATTCTTGAGGCGTGAGTTCATAACGATAATGCCTATAGCAATAGGTTTAGCAATAGCAATATCCTTTGCATCTGGAATCTCAAACGGTATAGCATTTGCTGTTGGTGCTGCACTATCAGCAATAGCAGGGCTTATAGCGATGAAGATAACCGTCAAGGCTGCTGTTAGGACTGCTCAAGCAACAACCAAGGGCTTAGGCTATACGCTTGTAACAGCATTCAGAGGGGGAGCAACAGTAGGCCTTGCAATACCTGCAATGGCATTGATAGGTGTAACACTGCTCTACATAATCTATGGGGAGCCAATAATGATAGCAGGAGTAGGGATAGGGGCAAGTCTCATAGCACTGTTCATAAGAGCAGGAGGAGGTATATTCACAAAGGCTGCAGATCTAGGTGCAGATCTAGTAGGCAAGATAGAGGCTGGGATACCTGAGGATGATCCAAGGAACCCTGCTACTATAGCAGATAACGTTGGGGATAACGTTGGTGATGCTGCAGGCATGGGCTCAGATGTCTATGAATCATACATAGTTACTCTCTTGGCTGCAATGCTCCTAGGTGCACTTGTAGCAATAGATCCATCAACAGGGTTGGATCAGTACATGCTTGTAGTGTATCCAATAGTTATAGGTGCATCTGGGCTAATAGCATCAATCATAGGTGCACTTACAGTAACACCTAGAAGGATTGATGATCCAATGAAGCCGTTGAGTGCAGCATTCATGGTAAGTGCAGGGATAGCAATAGTGCTAAACCTAATCTTCACACAGTTGCTCATGGGCTCTAGCATGTTAGCAATGACTCTCTTTGCTACCAGTGTTGTTGGTGTAGTGCTTGTACCAATAATACAGAGGATAACAGATTACTACACAAACTACAAGTATAAACCTGTTAAGGATATAGGAGAGTCAACCAAGTGGGGCTATGCAGCAAACATGCTTGCTGGCATAATCTCTGGCTTGAGGTCTACGATGCCATTCATGATTGCCATAGTTGTTACCCTAGCCATATCCTACTCAATAACCTATGCTGTAACAGAAGATCCATTGATGGGCATATATGGTACTGCTATAGCAGCCATGGCAATGCTCAGTCTTGCTGGGATAGTGCTCAGCATAGACTCGTTTGGGCCTATAAGCGATAATGCTGGAGGTATAGTTGAGATGACTGGCATGGGTGATGAGAATAGGAAGATAACGGATCAGATAGATGCAATAGGGAATACAACAAAGGCAGTAACCAAAGGATTTGCTATAGCAAGTGCTGGTCTAGCAGCACTAGCAATGATCCAGGCATTCCAGCATGAGGCAGCAAACATATTCATTGATAAGGTTCTTGATTACAGTCTAGCAAATCCTAACGTGATAATAGGCTTGCTAGTTGGAGGGTTGTTACCATTCTTCATATCAAGCCAGTTGATTGCAGGAGTGAATAGAGCAGCGATGAGGCTCGTTGATGAGGTTAGGAGCCAGTTCAAGAACAACCCAGGCATACTAGAAGGGAAGACAAAGCCAGATTATGCTAGATGCATAGATATTGCTACAGCAGCAAGCATAAAGCAGTTGTTCCAGCCTGCAATTATAACTGTAGCATCACCTATAGTGCTTGGTGTACTGCTAGGTCCAAGCGCAGTTGCTGGCATACTCATGGGCGCTGTTGTTAGTGGGATATTCCTTGCATATCATATGGCTAACAGTGGGGGTGCATGGGATAATGCAAAGAAGTACATAGAGATAATAGGGAAGAAGCATACACCTGAGCATGAGGTTGCTGTTGTTGGCGACCTTATAGGGGATCCTTACAAGGATACCGCAGGTCCTGCTCTAAATACTGTTATAAAACTGCTGAACACTGTAGCAATAGTCTTCGTGCCTATATTCGTTGGCGTAGTTGGTATCTAA
- a CDS encoding GTP-dependent dephospho-CoA kinase family protein, translated as MQVSFSSDELSILKRPLGLLIEDSRVSRDILEHLLKDARLVISVGDATTERLIALGFVPDIQIVDGRERRGSRAEIKHMHKSEVRCRNPAGTVSKDAIDAIRKALTLDKPVRVYVDGEEDLLGLVVLKLAPDGSTILYGQPLEGIVLLRVDEEIKSRLKHLLSKLPI; from the coding sequence ATGCAAGTGTCATTCAGCAGTGATGAACTCAGCATATTGAAGAGGCCTCTAGGCCTACTCATAGAGGATAGCAGGGTTAGCAGGGATATTCTAGAGCATCTTCTCAAGGATGCTAGGCTGGTTATAAGCGTGGGGGATGCAACTACAGAGAGGCTCATTGCTTTAGGGTTTGTACCAGATATCCAGATAGTAGATGGGAGGGAGAGGAGAGGCTCAAGGGCAGAGATCAAGCATATGCATAAGAGCGAGGTTAGATGCAGAAACCCTGCTGGAACAGTAAGCAAGGATGCAATAGATGCTATAAGGAAGGCATTAACACTTGACAAGCCTGTAAGGGTGTATGTAGATGGAGAGGAGGATCTTCTAGGCCTTGTTGTGCTAAAGCTTGCACCAGATGGCTCAACCATCCTCTATGGCCAGCCATTGGAGGGGATTGTACTGCTAAGGGTTGATGAGGAGATTAAGAGCAGGCTCAAGCATCTTTTAAGCAAACTACCTATATAA
- a CDS encoding Mrp/NBP35 family ATP-binding protein: MVTVDEVMNALRSIKDPELNRDIVSMGMIKDLSIDGSKVTFTLELTTPACPYNSEIEQEVREKVKALGVEPIIKVTARVMEGRAVNASEILAGVKNVIAVASGKGGVGKSTVAVNLAYALASTGARVGLLDADIYGPSVPLMLGLSPGLMVNSENRIVPQEVHGIKVMSMGLVTTRGEENVGIWRGPIISGIIKQFLTDVDWGELDYLIVDLPPGTGDAPLTLAQTIPITGVVIVTTPQDVAMNIARKSALMFKKLNIPIIGVVENMSYFICPHCSKESRVFGYSSEEKIEERFGAPLLGEIPLHTSIMEGSETGKPIMLLEPESPYARAVEMIARRVAGRVSIIAAEMQDASVIQQ; the protein is encoded by the coding sequence ATGGTAACTGTAGATGAGGTCATGAATGCTTTAAGGAGCATAAAGGATCCTGAACTGAACAGGGATATAGTCTCCATGGGCATGATAAAGGATCTGAGCATAGATGGAAGCAAGGTTACATTCACGCTAGAACTTACAACCCCAGCATGTCCATACAATAGCGAGATAGAGCAGGAGGTTAGGGAGAAGGTTAAAGCGTTAGGTGTTGAGCCTATTATAAAGGTGACTGCTAGAGTGATGGAGGGAAGGGCTGTTAATGCAAGTGAGATACTTGCTGGTGTAAAGAATGTTATAGCAGTAGCAAGTGGGAAGGGAGGTGTAGGCAAGAGTACTGTTGCTGTAAACCTAGCATATGCACTAGCAAGCACAGGTGCAAGGGTTGGGCTCCTTGATGCTGATATATATGGACCTAGCGTTCCTCTCATGCTTGGGCTTTCACCAGGGTTGATGGTTAACAGTGAGAATAGGATAGTGCCGCAAGAGGTTCATGGTATAAAGGTTATGTCCATGGGGTTGGTAACTACTAGAGGAGAGGAGAACGTTGGTATATGGAGAGGGCCAATAATCTCTGGCATAATAAAACAGTTCTTAACAGATGTTGACTGGGGAGAACTTGATTACCTCATAGTCGATCTCCCTCCTGGCACTGGTGATGCACCTTTAACGCTTGCTCAAACGATACCTATAACTGGTGTTGTGATAGTAACAACCCCTCAGGATGTTGCAATGAACATAGCAAGAAAGTCAGCACTCATGTTCAAGAAGCTTAACATCCCTATAATAGGAGTTGTAGAGAATATGAGTTACTTCATATGCCCTCACTGCAGCAAGGAGAGCAGGGTCTTTGGTTATTCTAGCGAGGAGAAGATAGAGGAGAGGTTTGGTGCACCACTGCTTGGAGAGATACCACTTCACACATCCATCATGGAAGGGAGTGAGACTGGCAAGCCAATAATGCTTCTAGAGCCAGAGTCACCATATGCTAGAGCAGTTGAGATGATTGCTAGAAGGGTTGCTGGAAGGGTTAGCATCATAGCAGCAGAGATGCAGGATGCAAGTGTCATTCAGCAGTGA
- a CDS encoding DNA-directed RNA polymerase, translating into MFAIVEMVDVVRIPPHRFNTNLKDAALTILKEKYESMISTELGYVIMIIDADVNPVGKVVHGDGSTYHKTRFSMLTFYPNIQEIVEGEVVEVTEFGAFVRIGPTDALLHLSQIIDDFLNVDVKQGMIVASKSNRVLRIGSTVRARITAVSLKGGAMGKIGVTCRQPFLGAEEWIREDVKKAEQQRAKVEEAKQ; encoded by the coding sequence ATGTTTGCTATTGTGGAGATGGTAGATGTTGTTAGGATACCACCTCATAGGTTCAACACAAACCTAAAGGATGCTGCCCTAACCATACTCAAGGAGAAGTATGAGAGTATGATAAGCACTGAACTTGGCTATGTTATAATGATTATTGATGCTGATGTTAACCCTGTAGGCAAGGTAGTACATGGGGATGGTTCAACCTATCATAAGACAAGGTTCAGCATGCTAACCTTCTATCCAAACATACAGGAGATAGTAGAAGGGGAGGTTGTAGAGGTTACAGAGTTTGGTGCCTTTGTTAGGATAGGACCTACAGATGCATTGCTCCATCTCTCACAGATAATAGATGACTTCCTTAACGTTGATGTTAAGCAAGGGATGATAGTTGCAAGCAAGAGCAATAGAGTTCTAAGGATAGGCTCAACTGTAAGGGCAAGGATAACAGCTGTTAGCCTAAAAGGAGGTGCTATGGGCAAGATAGGTGTAACGTGTAGGCAACCATTCCTTGGTGCTGAGGAGTGGATAAGGGAGGATGTTAAGAAGGCTGAGCAGCAGAGGGCAAAGGTTGAGGAGGCGAAGCAGTGA
- the spt4 gene encoding transcription elongation factor subunit Spt4: protein MKEYACRRCKAITTGKVCPVCKSADLSADWYGLVLIVNPEESRIARLLNITQKGKYAMKVT from the coding sequence ATGAAGGAGTATGCATGTAGAAGGTGCAAGGCAATAACAACAGGTAAGGTATGCCCTGTATGCAAATCAGCAGACCTCTCTGCTGATTGGTATGGTCTAGTGTTAATAGTGAACCCTGAAGAGTCTAGGATAGCAAGGCTCCTCAATATAACACAGAAGGGCAAGTATGCTATGAAGGTAACTTAG
- the nadC gene encoding carboxylating nicotinate-nucleotide diphosphorylase — translation MDSNLLTKLRGFIEEDVGTGDVTSIIVDDRVVEAEIVCKEHAVIAGVEEAVALFNLVNCNAETMVRDGNVVEPDTVIMHIHGNARAVLAVERTVLNLLMRMSGIATCTRKYVEIVKSVNPNVKIASTRKTAPGLRLLDKKAVALGGGYMHRLGLYDMVLIKDNHLALVGSVAKAVRLAREMYGSRYRIEVEVRSLKEALEAIESGADMIMLDNLAVDDVAKIVDELKGRGLRDKVMIEVSGGINEDNIRSYARLDVDMISIGRITHSAKAIDMSLEIVM, via the coding sequence ATGGATAGTAACTTGTTAACAAAGCTAAGGGGATTCATAGAAGAGGATGTAGGCACTGGAGATGTAACAAGCATCATAGTTGATGATAGGGTAGTAGAGGCAGAGATAGTATGCAAGGAGCATGCAGTGATAGCAGGGGTAGAAGAGGCAGTAGCACTCTTCAACCTTGTAAACTGCAATGCTGAGACCATGGTTAGGGATGGTAACGTTGTAGAGCCAGATACTGTAATAATGCATATCCATGGTAATGCTAGAGCAGTACTTGCTGTAGAGCGTACAGTGCTAAACCTGCTTATGCGTATGAGTGGGATAGCAACATGTACAAGGAAGTATGTTGAGATTGTAAAGAGCGTTAATCCAAATGTGAAGATAGCCTCTACAAGGAAGACTGCACCAGGGTTAAGGCTTCTAGATAAGAAGGCAGTTGCTCTGGGAGGAGGTTACATGCATAGGCTAGGCTTGTATGATATGGTACTCATAAAGGATAACCATTTGGCACTTGTAGGCTCTGTAGCCAAGGCTGTAAGGCTTGCAAGGGAGATGTATGGTAGCAGGTATAGAATAGAGGTTGAGGTTAGATCCCTTAAGGAGGCTCTTGAGGCTATTGAGAGTGGAGCAGATATGATAATGCTTGATAACCTTGCTGTTGATGATGTAGCAAAGATAGTAGATGAGTTGAAGGGTAGAGGGTTAAGGGATAAGGTTATGATAGAGGTATCTGGAGGTATAAATGAGGATAACATAAGGAGTTATGCAAGGCTTGATGTTGATATGATCTCAATAGGGAGGATAACACATTCAGCAAAGGCAATAGATATGAGTCTTGAGATTGTAATGTAA
- the nadA gene encoding quinolinate synthase NadA has translation MDRVEVDLKQEIARLKRERDAVILAHNYQLPEVQDVADFIGDSLALSQKAASTDAKVIVFCGVHFMAETASIICPDKRVLIPDLEAGCSLASTITVEQLRAWKKEHPDAVTVCYINTSADVKAECDYCCTSSNAVKVVKSIPEDKPVLFLPDMFLGAYVAEVTKRKNIYIWPGECHVHAGIRPSLVLEMLKTYRDAEFLIHPECGCTTSMVYYFGNGNGNGCVVNGNGNGNGISCNVKFLSTEGMMKYARQTSAKRLIVATEVGILYRMRKENPDKEFIPISSDAVCKYMKMITLDKVYRSLRDMVYEVKVPEETARRARRAIERMLAIN, from the coding sequence ATGGATAGGGTTGAGGTTGATCTTAAGCAAGAGATAGCAAGGCTGAAGAGGGAGAGGGATGCTGTGATACTTGCACACAACTACCAACTGCCAGAGGTGCAGGATGTTGCTGACTTTATAGGCGACTCTCTAGCATTATCGCAGAAGGCAGCAAGTACTGATGCAAAGGTTATAGTGTTCTGTGGTGTGCACTTCATGGCTGAGACAGCATCAATAATATGCCCAGATAAGAGAGTGCTAATACCAGATCTTGAGGCTGGATGCTCTCTAGCCTCAACAATAACTGTTGAGCAGTTGAGAGCATGGAAGAAGGAGCATCCAGATGCAGTAACTGTATGCTACATAAATACAAGTGCAGATGTGAAGGCTGAGTGCGATTACTGCTGCACATCAAGCAATGCTGTTAAGGTTGTGAAGAGCATACCAGAGGATAAACCAGTGCTATTCCTCCCAGATATGTTCCTAGGCGCATATGTTGCAGAGGTTACGAAGAGGAAGAACATCTACATATGGCCTGGGGAGTGCCATGTCCATGCTGGGATAAGACCATCTCTAGTGCTTGAGATGCTAAAGACGTACAGGGATGCTGAGTTCCTCATCCATCCAGAGTGTGGGTGCACAACCTCTATGGTGTACTACTTTGGAAACGGTAATGGTAATGGTTGTGTAGTTAACGGTAATGGCAATGGTAATGGCATATCATGCAATGTGAAGTTCCTATCAACAGAAGGGATGATGAAGTATGCAAGACAGACTAGTGCAAAGAGGCTTATAGTTGCTACAGAGGTTGGCATACTATACAGGATGAGGAAGGAGAACCCTGATAAGGAGTTCATTCCCATAAGCAGTGATGCTGTATGCAAGTACATGAAGATGATAACGCTTGATAAGGTGTATAGATCGTTAAGGGATATGGTGTATGAGGTTAAGGTTCCAGAGGAGACAGCAAGGAGGGCAAGGAGAGCAATAGAGAGGATGCTTGCCATAAATTAG